Proteins encoded together in one Aminipila butyrica window:
- a CDS encoding DUF6506 family protein: MKFAFIILGPFDHTTDRAAIHGDTAQIVGVSTLEEACQAARELAESGCDCIELCGAFGETGARKIIEVTGNKLPIGYVTHLPEQDAVYAAAFSKGK, from the coding sequence ATGAAATTTGCTTTTATCATCCTAGGGCCCTTTGACCACACGACCGATCGGGCCGCTATCCACGGAGATACCGCACAAATTGTAGGGGTGTCCACCCTCGAGGAAGCTTGCCAGGCGGCCAGAGAACTGGCAGAAAGCGGCTGTGACTGCATTGAGCTTTGCGGTGCCTTTGGGGAAACGGGGGCTAGAAAGATTATTGAAGTCACAGGCAATAAGCTGCCTATTGGCTACGTGACCCACTTGCCAGAGCAGGATGCGGTCTACGCAGCAGCTTTTTCTAAGGGGAAGTAA
- a CDS encoding AzlC family ABC transporter permease produces MSQQKIIKKALFAAFPYTIPIFAGFVFLGVVYGIYMNTAGFNALYPMVMAAIIFAGSMEFVATNLLLVAFDPLRALVLTLLVNARHLFYGISMLDKYNGTGWKKWFLIFGMCDESFSINCSVIIPPGVDKGWFMFFITLLNYLYWVCGATIGGLLGPLVQFNTDGLDFVMTALFVVIFLDQWLKKEKHYSSLIGLGVTALCLIVFGPENFIIPAMLGILFCLSMLRKFLEKEEPTDDHDLA; encoded by the coding sequence ATGTCACAGCAAAAAATTATCAAGAAAGCCCTGTTTGCGGCCTTTCCATACACAATCCCCATTTTTGCGGGATTTGTTTTTTTAGGGGTAGTCTATGGAATATACATGAATACCGCGGGATTTAACGCCCTGTATCCCATGGTCATGGCAGCTATAATCTTTGCTGGTTCCATGGAATTTGTGGCCACCAACTTACTGCTGGTAGCCTTTGATCCGCTGCGGGCCTTGGTGTTAACTCTTTTGGTCAATGCCAGGCACTTGTTTTACGGGATTTCCATGTTGGACAAGTATAATGGGACCGGCTGGAAAAAGTGGTTTTTAATCTTTGGCATGTGTGATGAATCCTTTTCCATCAACTGTTCGGTAATCATTCCACCGGGTGTGGACAAGGGCTGGTTCATGTTCTTCATCACCCTGCTCAACTACTTGTATTGGGTTTGTGGAGCCACCATAGGGGGCTTGTTGGGACCGCTGGTTCAGTTTAACACGGATGGACTGGACTTTGTCATGACAGCACTCTTTGTGGTGATTTTCTTAGATCAATGGCTGAAAAAGGAAAAACATTACAGCTCCTTAATCGGCTTGGGTGTAACGGCTCTGTGCCTGATTGTCTTTGGACCAGAGAACTTTATCATCCCGGCCATGTTAGGTATTTTGTTTTGCTTAAGTATGCTGCGCAAATTTTTGGAGAAGGAGGAGCCGACTGATGACCATGACCTTGCTTGA
- a CDS encoding branched-chain amino acid transporter permease: MTMTLLERVITIAMVVLGTMTTRFLPFLAFPANKPTPKYIQYLGKVLPSAALGLLVIYCFKDVSFLKGSHGIPQLVSVLAVVLLHLWKRQMLISIAGGTITFMLLMQFLF, translated from the coding sequence ATGACCATGACCTTGCTTGAACGCGTAATTACCATTGCGATGGTCGTGCTGGGAACCATGACCACTCGATTTCTGCCCTTCTTGGCTTTTCCTGCCAACAAGCCTACGCCCAAATACATACAATACTTGGGAAAGGTATTGCCTTCAGCAGCCTTGGGGCTGCTGGTCATCTACTGTTTTAAGGATGTGTCGTTTTTAAAGGGCAGCCACGGAATCCCGCAGTTGGTTTCCGTGTTGGCTGTAGTGCTCCTGCACTTGTGGAAACGGCAGATGTTGATTTCCATCGCGGGCGGAACCATTACCTTTATGCTGCTTATGCAGTTCCTGTTTTGA